A window from Pseudomonas campi encodes these proteins:
- the lipA gene encoding lipoyl synthase, which yields MSDTAPPKPVSSGEKFRTPQGITAIKDGQKRRASAEPQPFEPKPSWLRVKAPSGSRFDAVKRNVSEHRLSTVCQESHCPNIGECWSNGTATIMLMGSVCTRACRFCAVDTGNPNGWLDQEEPQNTAKSVELMGLRYIVLTSVDRDDLPDGGAAHYAACVQAIKANTPQVVVEALTPDFDGDHAAIARVVDSGLEVFAQNVETVKRLTYEVRDPRAGYEKTLKVLEHAKRHRPSVITKTSLMLGLGETDEEILQTMDDLRAIGVDILTLGQYLQPTRNHLKVQRWVSPEEFNRLRDIGLEKGFMEVAAGPLVRSSYRADRVFEKNNLGLAAPVQVPGQQQNDSLIPTLNLN from the coding sequence ATGTCCGACACTGCCCCGCCCAAGCCCGTATCCAGCGGCGAAAAATTTCGCACCCCCCAGGGAATTACCGCGATCAAGGATGGCCAGAAGCGCCGCGCTTCGGCCGAACCCCAGCCCTTCGAACCCAAGCCGAGCTGGTTGCGGGTCAAGGCGCCGAGCGGCAGCCGCTTCGATGCGGTCAAACGCAACGTCAGCGAGCATCGCCTGAGCACCGTCTGCCAGGAATCCCACTGCCCGAACATCGGTGAATGCTGGTCCAACGGCACCGCCACCATCATGTTGATGGGTTCGGTCTGCACCCGTGCCTGCCGCTTCTGTGCGGTCGACACCGGCAACCCGAATGGCTGGCTGGACCAGGAAGAACCGCAGAACACCGCCAAGTCGGTGGAACTGATGGGCCTGCGCTACATCGTCCTGACTTCGGTAGACCGCGATGACCTGCCCGATGGCGGCGCCGCCCACTACGCCGCCTGCGTGCAGGCGATCAAGGCCAATACGCCGCAGGTGGTGGTGGAGGCCCTGACCCCGGACTTCGACGGCGATCACGCGGCCATCGCCCGCGTGGTGGACTCCGGTCTGGAGGTCTTCGCGCAGAACGTCGAGACGGTCAAGCGCCTGACCTATGAGGTACGTGATCCACGCGCCGGTTACGAGAAGACGTTGAAGGTACTGGAGCACGCCAAGCGCCATCGACCCAGCGTCATCACCAAGACCAGCCTGATGCTGGGCCTGGGTGAAACCGACGAGGAAATCCTGCAGACCATGGATGACCTGCGCGCCATCGGCGTCGACATCCTCACCCTCGGCCAGTACCTGCAACCCACCCGCAACCACCTGAAGGTGCAGCGCTGGGTCAGCCCCGAGGAGTTCAACCGCTTGCGTGACATCGGCCTGGAAAAAGGCTTCATGGAAGTCGCCGCCGGCCCGCTGGTACGCTCCAGCTACCGTGCCGACCGGGTGTTCGAGAAGAACAACCTGGGCCTGGCCGCTCCCGTGCAGGTGCCCGGCCAGCAGCAGAACGACAGCCTGATTCCGACGCTCAACTTGAACTGA
- the lipB gene encoding lipoyl(octanoyl) transferase LipB: protein MAALVVRHLGVVEYLPTLEAMRSFTAERNESTPDEIWLLQHPQVFTQGQAGKPEHLLAPGDIPVVQVERGGQVTYHGPGQLVAYLMLNLRRQKLGVRELVTAMERALVDVLASYGVEAAPKADAPGVYVKGEKIASLGLRVRNGCSFHGLALNVDMDMSPFQRINPCGYSGLKMIQLRDLLDTSPALDEVAQRLEQALRQRLGYA from the coding sequence GTGGCAGCGCTTGTCGTGCGTCACCTGGGGGTGGTGGAGTACCTGCCGACCCTGGAAGCCATGCGCAGCTTCACCGCCGAGCGCAATGAGTCGACCCCCGACGAAATCTGGCTGCTGCAGCATCCGCAGGTATTCACCCAGGGGCAGGCCGGCAAGCCGGAGCATCTGTTGGCCCCTGGTGATATTCCGGTGGTGCAGGTCGAGCGCGGTGGCCAGGTCACTTACCACGGCCCCGGCCAGTTGGTGGCCTACCTGATGCTGAATCTGCGTCGGCAGAAGCTGGGGGTGCGCGAGCTGGTCACCGCCATGGAGCGGGCGCTGGTCGATGTGCTGGCCAGCTATGGCGTCGAGGCGGCGCCGAAGGCCGACGCCCCGGGCGTCTACGTCAAGGGTGAGAAGATCGCCTCGTTGGGCCTGCGGGTGCGCAATGGCTGCTCATTCCACGGCCTGGCGCTGAATGTCGACATGGATATGTCGCCGTTCCAGCGCATCAACCCGTGCGGCTATAGTGGTTTGAAGATGATCCAGCTCAGGGATCTGCTCGACACTTCGCCTGCGCTCGACGAGGTGGCGCAGCGCCTGGAGCAGGCATTGCGCCAGCGTCTGGGTTACGCGTAG
- a CDS encoding DUF493 domain-containing protein has product MTDTDVQAPKIEFPCERYPIKVIGEAGDGFTDLVIEVMQRHAPGFDSTSLVVRDSRNGRFLSVQVHITATGVEQLQAIHLDLKASGRVHMVL; this is encoded by the coding sequence ATGACCGATACCGACGTACAAGCCCCGAAAATCGAATTCCCCTGCGAGCGCTACCCGATCAAGGTGATCGGCGAGGCCGGCGACGGCTTCACCGATCTGGTGATCGAAGTGATGCAGCGCCATGCGCCAGGCTTCGACTCCACCAGCCTGGTGGTGCGCGACAGCCGCAACGGCCGCTTCCTTTCCGTGCAGGTGCATATCACCGCCACCGGCGTGGAGCAGCTGCAGGCGATCCATCTCGACCTGAAAGCCAGCGGCCGCGTGCACATGGTGCTCTAG
- a CDS encoding D-alanyl-D-alanine carboxypeptidase family protein, which translates to MNISRFARCLSLFTLLLGAPLTQAAQDTAIPSPPQLAAKSYVLLDAASGKVLVENNGDQRLPPASLTKLMTAYIATLEIRKGKIGEQDMVPVSEHAWRTGGAASGGSTMFLPLNSQASVDDLLHGVIIQSGNDASIALAEYIAGSEDAFADMMNETAERLGMKNSHFMNATGLPHPEHYSSAHDMAILARAIINEDKEHYAIYSQKEFHWNNIKQGNRNLLLWRDSTVDGLKTGHTEEAGYCLVASAVREGARMITSVFGTDSEKVRAAETQKLLTYGFRFFETQTFYKQGEELAQAQVWKGITRQVKAGLAQDLTMTLPKGQVKKLQASMVLEPQLQAPLKQGDVIGKVEVKLGEEVLHTADLIALEAVEEGGFFRRLWDSIRLFFYGLFN; encoded by the coding sequence ATGAATATCTCCCGCTTTGCCCGCTGCCTTTCCCTGTTCACCCTGCTGCTCGGCGCGCCACTCACTCAGGCCGCCCAGGACACCGCCATCCCTTCGCCGCCGCAACTGGCAGCCAAGTCCTACGTGCTGCTGGACGCTGCCAGCGGCAAGGTGCTGGTGGAAAACAACGGCGATCAGCGCCTGCCTCCGGCCAGCCTGACCAAGCTGATGACCGCCTATATCGCCACCCTGGAAATTCGCAAGGGCAAGATCGGCGAGCAGGACATGGTGCCCGTCAGCGAGCATGCCTGGCGTACCGGTGGTGCTGCCTCTGGGGGCTCCACCATGTTCCTGCCGCTGAATAGCCAGGCTTCGGTGGATGATCTGCTGCACGGTGTCATCATCCAGTCCGGCAACGACGCCAGCATTGCCCTGGCCGAGTACATCGCCGGCAGCGAAGACGCCTTCGCCGACATGATGAACGAAACCGCCGAGCGCCTGGGCATGAAGAACTCCCACTTCATGAACGCCACCGGCCTGCCGCATCCGGAGCACTACTCCAGTGCTCACGATATGGCCATCCTGGCCCGCGCCATCATCAACGAGGATAAGGAACACTATGCGATCTACTCGCAGAAGGAGTTCCACTGGAACAACATCAAGCAGGGCAACCGCAACCTGCTGCTGTGGCGCGACAGCACAGTGGACGGTCTGAAGACTGGTCACACCGAAGAAGCCGGTTACTGCCTGGTCGCCTCTGCCGTGCGCGAAGGCGCACGCATGATCACCTCGGTGTTCGGTACCGACAGTGAAAAGGTTCGCGCCGCTGAGACGCAGAAGCTGCTGACCTACGGTTTCCGCTTCTTCGAAACCCAGACCTTCTACAAGCAGGGCGAAGAGCTGGCTCAGGCGCAGGTCTGGAAAGGCATCACTCGCCAGGTCAAGGCCGGCCTGGCCCAGGACCTGACCATGACCCTGCCGAAAGGCCAGGTCAAAAAGCTGCAGGCCAGCATGGTCCTCGAACCGCAGCTGCAGGCGCCGCTCAAGCAGGGCGACGTGATCGGCAAGGTCGAAGTCAAGCTGGGTGAAGAAGTGCTGCACACCGCCGACCTGATTGCCCTCGAGGCCGTCGAGGAGGGTGGTTTCTTCCGCCGCCTGTGGGATAGCATTCGTTTGTTCTTCTACGGACTGTTCAACTGA
- a CDS encoding septal ring lytic transglycosylase RlpA family protein, whose amino-acid sequence MSCRQFAVRSLAFAALGLALASCSTSKPTPTAPVPAGGSISGPMDYSRPHRDGAPWWDVDVSRIPDAVPMPHYGRFKANPYTVLGKTYYPINDARRYHATGTASWYGTKFHGQATANGEAYDLYGMTAAHKTLPLPSYVRVTNLDNGRTVILRVNDRGPFYSDRIIDLSFAAAKKLGYAESGTARVKVEGIDPHQWWAQQGRPVPMVLAQPKMADPSAAQSVAVAQPVSQPIEQYTPPPQQHAAAVLPVQIDAKKNDSVAASGLYLQVAAFANPDAAELLKAKLSETVPAKVFISSVVRNQQIFHRVRLGPMGTPGEVQQVQDTVRLANLGQPTLVRPD is encoded by the coding sequence ATGAGCTGCAGGCAGTTCGCGGTGCGCAGTCTGGCCTTCGCGGCCCTGGGCCTGGCCTTGGCCAGCTGCTCGACCAGCAAACCCACGCCGACCGCGCCGGTGCCCGCCGGGGGTTCCATCTCCGGTCCGATGGACTACAGCCGCCCGCATCGCGATGGCGCGCCCTGGTGGGATGTCGACGTGTCGCGCATTCCCGATGCCGTGCCGATGCCGCACTACGGCCGTTTCAAGGCCAATCCATACACCGTGCTGGGCAAGACCTACTACCCGATCAACGATGCCCGGCGCTATCACGCCACCGGCACCGCATCCTGGTACGGCACCAAGTTCCACGGGCAGGCTACCGCCAATGGCGAGGCCTATGACCTGTACGGCATGACCGCCGCGCACAAGACCCTGCCGTTGCCGAGCTACGTGCGGGTGACCAACCTGGACAACGGACGCACGGTGATCCTGCGGGTCAACGACCGCGGTCCGTTCTACTCCGATCGCATCATCGACCTGTCCTTCGCCGCGGCGAAGAAGCTCGGTTACGCCGAAAGCGGCACCGCGCGGGTCAAGGTCGAAGGTATCGATCCGCATCAGTGGTGGGCCCAGCAGGGCCGGCCGGTGCCGATGGTACTGGCGCAGCCGAAGATGGCCGATCCTTCGGCGGCACAGTCGGTGGCCGTAGCGCAGCCGGTCAGCCAGCCGATCGAACAGTACACGCCACCGCCCCAGCAGCACGCGGCGGCCGTGCTGCCAGTGCAGATCGACGCAAAAAAAAACGATTCAGTCGCAGCCTCTGGCCTGTATCTCCAGGTGGCCGCCTTCGCCAATCCGGACGCTGCGGAGCTCCTCAAGGCGAAGCTGAGCGAGACAGTGCCTGCCAAGGTGTTTATCAGCTCGGTGGTGCGCAACCAGCAGATCTTCCATCGGGTGCGCCTGGGGCCGATGGGAACGCCGGGTGAGGTGCAGCAGGTGCAGGACACTGTGCGCCTGGCCAATCTCGGCCAGCCCACGCTGGTACGCCCCGACTAG
- the mltB gene encoding lytic murein transglycosylase B, translating into MVRGTHWLGLAVFAMSGTAVAGDYDGSPQVAEFIAEMTRDHGFAGEQLVSLFSQAERKQAILDAISRPAEKVKPWKDYRPIFITEARISKGVDFWNQNAEALARAEKEYGVPAQVIVAIIGVETFYGGNTGSWRGIDALSTLCFDYPPRAEFFCQQLRELLLLSREEQIDPITLTGSYAGAMGLPQFMPGSFRAYAVDFDGDSHINIWSNPVDAIGSVASYFKRHGWVAGEPVVSRAQVKGELADSGLTQGLDPVKNVGELRALGWSSADVLRDDIPVTAFRFEGAEGEEYWMGLPNFYVITRYNRSTMYSMAVHQLSELLLAKRGGQ; encoded by the coding sequence ATGGTTCGTGGCACTCATTGGCTTGGTCTGGCGGTGTTCGCCATGAGTGGCACGGCAGTGGCGGGTGACTACGACGGCTCGCCGCAGGTGGCCGAGTTCATCGCCGAGATGACCCGCGACCATGGCTTTGCCGGTGAGCAGCTGGTCAGCCTGTTCAGCCAGGCCGAGCGCAAGCAGGCGATTCTCGATGCCATCTCGCGTCCGGCGGAGAAGGTCAAGCCGTGGAAAGACTACCGGCCGATCTTCATTACCGAGGCGCGCATCAGCAAGGGCGTGGATTTCTGGAACCAGAATGCCGAGGCCCTGGCCCGTGCCGAGAAGGAGTACGGGGTGCCGGCCCAGGTGATCGTGGCGATCATCGGTGTGGAAACCTTCTATGGTGGTAACACCGGCAGCTGGCGCGGTATCGATGCATTGTCCACACTGTGCTTCGATTATCCGCCACGCGCCGAGTTCTTCTGCCAGCAGCTCCGCGAGCTGCTCCTGCTGAGCCGTGAGGAACAGATCGACCCGATCACGTTGACCGGCTCCTATGCCGGCGCCATGGGCCTGCCGCAGTTCATGCCGGGCAGCTTCCGCGCTTACGCAGTGGACTTCGATGGCGATAGCCACATCAACATCTGGAGTAACCCGGTGGATGCAATTGGCAGCGTTGCCAGCTACTTCAAGCGCCATGGCTGGGTCGCCGGTGAGCCGGTGGTCAGCCGTGCCCAGGTCAAGGGCGAGCTGGCCGACAGCGGCCTGACCCAGGGCCTGGATCCGGTGAAAAATGTCGGTGAGCTGCGTGCCCTGGGCTGGTCGAGCGCCGATGTGCTGCGCGACGATATCCCGGTAACCGCTTTCCGTTTTGAAGGTGCCGAGGGTGAGGAGTACTGGATGGGGCTGCCCAACTTCTATGTGATCACCCGTTACAACCGCAGCACTATGTACTCCATGGCCGTGCATCAGCTTTCCGAGCTGCTGCTGGCCAAGCGGGGCGGGCAATGA
- the rodA gene encoding rod shape-determining protein RodA — protein sequence MNSNFDRSISDEDVFKRRATLLQRLHIDGWLLLILLALAAGSLFVLYSASGKNWDLLIKQGSSFALGMVGMLVIAQFEPRFMARWVPLAYIFGVGLLVAVEVMGHTAMGATRWINIPGVIRFQPSEFMKIIMPATIAWYLARHNLPPKLRHIAVSLVLILVPFVLILKQPDLGTSLLILASGAFVLFMAGLQWRWIIGAVAAVVPIAVAMWFFVLREYQKQRVLTFLDPESDPLGTGWNIIQSKAAIGSGGVLGKGWLLGTQSHLDFLPESHTDFIIAVLSEEFGLVGVCILLLVYLLLIGRGLFITAQAQTLFGKLLAGSLTMTFFVYVFVNIGMVSGLLPVVGVPLPFISYGGTHLVTLLSGFGILMAIHTHRKWIAQV from the coding sequence ATGAACAGCAATTTCGACCGCAGTATTTCCGACGAGGACGTGTTCAAGCGCCGGGCAACCCTGTTGCAGCGTTTGCACATCGACGGCTGGCTGCTGCTGATCCTTCTGGCGCTGGCAGCCGGCAGCCTTTTCGTCCTGTATTCGGCCAGCGGCAAGAACTGGGACCTGCTGATCAAGCAGGGTTCCTCCTTTGCACTGGGCATGGTCGGCATGCTGGTGATTGCCCAGTTCGAGCCGCGCTTCATGGCTCGCTGGGTGCCGCTGGCCTACATATTCGGTGTTGGCTTACTGGTGGCAGTCGAGGTGATGGGGCATACGGCCATGGGCGCCACGCGCTGGATCAACATTCCCGGGGTGATTCGCTTCCAGCCCTCCGAGTTCATGAAGATCATCATGCCGGCGACCATCGCCTGGTACCTGGCCCGGCACAACCTGCCGCCCAAGCTCAGGCATATCGCGGTCAGCCTGGTGCTGATCCTGGTGCCTTTCGTGCTGATCCTCAAGCAGCCGGACCTGGGCACCTCGTTGCTGATCCTCGCTTCCGGTGCCTTCGTGCTGTTCATGGCCGGGCTGCAGTGGCGCTGGATTATCGGCGCGGTAGCCGCGGTGGTGCCGATTGCGGTGGCCATGTGGTTCTTTGTCTTGCGCGAATACCAGAAGCAGCGCGTGCTGACCTTCCTCGACCCGGAAAGCGATCCGCTGGGCACCGGTTGGAACATCATCCAGTCCAAGGCGGCTATCGGTTCGGGCGGTGTGCTGGGCAAGGGCTGGCTGCTGGGCACCCAGTCGCACCTGGATTTTTTGCCGGAAAGCCACACGGACTTTATCATTGCGGTCCTGAGCGAAGAGTTCGGCCTGGTCGGGGTGTGTATCCTGCTGCTGGTCTACCTGCTGCTGATCGGTCGCGGCCTGTTCATCACGGCCCAGGCGCAGACCCTGTTCGGCAAGTTGCTGGCCGGTAGCCTGACCATGACCTTCTTCGTCTACGTATTCGTTAACATCGGCATGGTCAGTGGGCTGTTGCCGGTGGTGGGGGTGCCTCTGCCCTTCATTAGTTATGGCGGAACTCACTTGGTGACGCTGTTGTCAGGGTTTGGGATTTTGATGGCGATCCACACCCATCGAAAATGGATCGCACAGGTTTGA